In Chelmon rostratus isolate fCheRos1 chromosome 4, fCheRos1.pri, whole genome shotgun sequence, a genomic segment contains:
- the rgmd gene encoding RGM domain family, member D, with translation MGRSGPQITAKRQLWDCVTLTMVLLSLLFRPAHCQQCRIQRCNAEYVASTSPSSGLQEDVAMDVDYCIALRAYALCTRRQARSCRGDLVYHSAVFRIKELFSQHNCSSDGPTSSAKVPSTSRPAVSELCDYENRVLVSGSAGQKKYAHCGLFGDPHLRTFRDEFQTCKVEGAWPLIDNRFLSVQVTNVPVVLGSSATATSKITVIFKSYHGCTDQKVYQATTEDLPLAFQDGTRSGGESGSLTIVERGGSGVGQQVKIQARYIGTSIIVRRVGSYLTFAIRMPEDTLDFSEDNGGLQLCLHGCPRNELIKEHTLGRQSQQPRLQGTNTELGPLRPPHQVYTVERATAKCRETLQVEDVYFQSCVFDLLTTGDPEFSMAAYGALEDLKALPPSKLKQNSPRSPRLSNQGVSHTSAAAAASSSLLSLLLLILLLL, from the exons ATGGGGAGAAGCGGACCACAAATCACGGCTAAGCGGCAGCTTTGGGACTGTGTAACGTTGACGATGGTTTTACTTTCGCTGCTGTTTCGACCAG ctcaCTGCCAGCAGTGTCGAATCCAGCGCTGCAATGCAGAGTATGTGGCTTCTACCTCACCCTCTAGTGGTCTGCAGGAGGACGTGGCTATGGATGTGGACTACTGCATCGCCTTGCGGGCCTACGCCCTGTGCACCAGGCGGCAGGCGCGCAGCTGCAGGGGCGACCTGGTCTACCACTCGGCCGTCTTCCGCATTAAGGAGTTATTCTCTCAGCATAACTGCTCCAGCGATGGGCCCACCTCCTCCGCCAAGGTGCCCAGCACGTCTCGCCCGGCCGTGTCGGAGCTGTGCGACTACGAGAATCGGGTCCTCGTGTCGGGCTCAGCCGGTCAGAAGAAATACGCCCACTGTGGATTATTCGGAGACCCGCACCTACGGACTTTCAGAGACGAGTTTCAGACCTGCAAGGTGGAAGGGGCGTGGCCTCTGATTGACAACCGCTTCCTGTCGGTGCAGGTGACCAACGTGCCTGTTGTCTTAGGCTCGAGCGCCACGGCAACCAGCAAG ATCACTGTGATCTTCAAGTCCTACCACGGCTGTACAGATCAGAAGGTGTACCAAGCCACCACGGAAGATCTGCCGCTGGCCTTTCAGGATGGGACTCGCAGTGGCGGCGAGAGCGGCAGCCTGACCATCGTAGAGCGCGGCGGCTCCGGGGTGGGCCAGCAGGTGAAGATACAGGCCCGTTACATCGGCACTTCCATCATCGTCCGGCGCGTGGGCAGCTACCTGACCTTCGCCATCCGCATGCCAGAGGACACCCTGGACTTTTCGGAGGACAATGGCggcctgcagctctgcctgcacGGCTGCCCGCGCAACGAGCTCATCAAGGAGCACACGCTGGGCCGTCAGAGCCAGCAGCCCCGCCTGCAGGGCACCAACACGGAGCTGGGTCCTCTGCGGCCCCCTCACCAGGTCTACACAGTGGAGCGGGCCACGGCCAAGTGTAGAGAGACTCTGCAGGTGGAGGACGTGTACTTTCAGTCCTGCGTGTTTGACTTGCTGACCACAGGAGACCCCGAGTTCTCTATGGCAGCCTACGGCGCCCTGGAGGATTTAAAGGCGCTGCCGCCCAGTAAACTGAAGCAGAATTCCCCGAGGTCTCCTCGCCTCTCCAACCAAGGGGTGTCGCACACGtcggctgcagcagcagccagcagctcccTGCTCTCACTCCTTCTCCtcattctgctgcttttgtga